The Penicillium digitatum chromosome 6, complete sequence genome has a window encoding:
- a CDS encoding MFS monocarboxylate transporter, putative, translating into MERRRPSCSDSSSCSEAQTYLCPEKFEETSTVDGQTLLPVDGGFHAWMFLAACTMLEALIWGFAFTFGVFQKYYHDHEAFQDSGMVAVIGTCATGISYLSCPLVIIMMILLPQWGRWFSSLGLIMMCLSLALGSFSTNVTHLVLSQGVGFGIGGCIAYSPSILYMDEWFVHRRGLAFGITWAGSGVSGIIFPIGLEKLLNRFGFETTLRVISVVIFVLAAPFIYYHRPRLPVRKTVDFQRLNFRFLTTKVFCFYQLGNIIEALGFFLPGIYLPTYARSIGASDFLSSLTVTLLNLASVFGCVTMGHLVDRYHAITCITISTVGSTLSVFFLWGFSATLSTLFVFSIAYGVFAGCYSATWSGMTHEVRRVNPSADATIIFGFIAFGRGIGNVVSGPLSEAILGVDPWKGSAVAGYGSGYGLIILCTGISCLLSGVCIVAHYMKCI; encoded by the exons ATGGAGAGAAGACGCCCTTCTTGCAGCGACTCATCATCTTGCAGTGAAGCTCAGACATACTTATGCCCGGAGAAGTTCGAAGAAACGTCAACCGTTGATGGTCAGACGTTACTACCCGTCGACGGAGGTTTCCACGCATGGATGTTTCTGGCGGCTTGTACAATGCTCGAGGCTTTGATATGGG GATTCGCCTTTACCTTTGGAGTCTTCCAGAAATACTATCACGACCATGAAGCCTTCCAGGATTCTGGCATGGTAGCTGTTATTGGAACATGTGCCACA GGAATATCCTATTTGAGCTGTCCACTAGTTATTATAATGATGATCCTACTTCCTCAGTGGGGACGTTGGTTCTCATCACTAGGGCTGATTATGATGTGTCTTTCCTTGGCATTGGGCTCATTTTCCACCAATGTTACTCACCTCGTGCTCTCCCAAGGAGTCGGCTTCGGAATCGGCGGCTGTATAGCATACAGTCCATCCATCTTGTACATGGATGAGTGGTTTGTCCACAGACGAGGACTGGCGTTCGGGATAACGTGGGCTGGATCAGGAGTGTCTGGAATAATTTTCCCGATTGGCCTCGAGAAGCTGTTGAATCGCTTCGGATTCGAAACTACGCTTAGGGTAATCTCGGTGGTGATCTTTGTTCTCGCTGCGCCTTTCATATACTACCACAGACCCCGGCTCCCTGTCAGAAAAACAGTCGACTTTCAGCGTCTGAACTTCCGTTTCCTTACAACCAAGGTATTTTGTTTCTACCAACTCGGCAACATCATCGAGGCACTCGGGTTTTTCTTGCCCGGAATCTACCTGCCGACTTATGCGCGTAGCATCGGCGCTTCAGATTTCCTCTCCTCGTTGACGGTCACGCTTTTGAATCTGGCGTCGGTTTTTGGATGTGTTACTATGGGCCATCTGGTAGATCGTTACCACGCCATCACCTGCATCACCATCTCAACGGTCGGCAGTACACTTTCAGTTTTTTTCCTCTGGGGATTCTCAGCAACCTTGTCCACTTTGTTCGTCTTTTCCATCGCATACGGAGTATTCGCAGGGTGTTACTCAGCGACGTGGTCGGGGATGACGCACGAGGTCCGACGAGTCAATCCGTCTGCCGATGCCACTATCATCTTCGGTTTTATTGCCTTTGGGCGCGGAATCGGAAATGTTGTTAGCGGTCCTTTGAGTGAGGCTATACTTGGTGTAGACCCATGGAAGGGCTCTGCTGTGGCGGGATATGGCAGTGGATATGGGCTCATCATCTTGTGTACGGGGATTAGTTGCTTGTTGAGCGGAGTATGTATAGTCGCACATTATATGAAATGTATATAG
- a CDS encoding Serine carboxypeptidase (CpdS), putative — MLVLVPFISLVAAVAALQNPHRKAATFRQPADGLRKRDVSTAPTEHKYLNEKTEKFQVNGTHFPRVPFDIGESYAGLLENTPHGKSSLFFWFFPSTNPAAEKEITIWLNGGPGCSSLDGLLQENGPFLWQSGVYEPVRNPYSWTKLTNLVYVDQPASTGFSPGPADVENEIEISNQFNDFWERFIETFSMQGYKIYITGESYAGQYIPYLADGMLKRNDTTTFNLKGIQINDPSINEDSVMIYAPAVAALNHYSTVFALNETFMEEINHRADECGYTQFLNEALTYPPPKNFPTVPDPNKPGCDVWDQIVTAATYINPCFNMYHLTDFCPFLWDEMGFPSLAGGPNNYFNDSAVQKALHVPPTNYQVCGGDIFTNGDLSPPSALGPLPSVIERTNNVLIGHGWFDYLLFANGTLATIQNMTWNGAQGFQKQPTGPLFVPYTSDLDKIANGDTSTPWKNEAGGGILGTAHTERGLTFSSVYNSGHEIPQYVPGAAYRQLEFLLGRIENLQQMGSFTAF, encoded by the exons ATGTTGGTTTTGGTACCCTTTATTTCTTTGGTGGCTGCGGTCGCGGCGTTGCAGAACCCGCATCGCAAAGCTGCAACCTTCAGACAGCCTGCAGATGGTCTGCGCAAAAGAGACGTTTCGACTGCTCCGACTGAGCACAAGTATCTGAACGAGAAGACGGAGA AATTCCAAGTGAATGGAACTCACTTCCCCCGAGTTCCTTTTGACATTGGCGAAAGCTATGCCGGACTTTTGGAGAATACCCCTCATGGAAAGTCAAGCTTGTTCTTCTGGTTCTTCCCATCTACCAACCCTGCTGCGGAAAAGGAG ATTACCATCTGGCTGAATGGAGGCCCCGGATGCAGCTCGCTTGACGGTCTGTTACAAGAGAACGGTCCCTTCTTGTGGCAATCCGGCGTGTACGAGCCGGTGCGCAACCCCTACTCATGGACCAAATTGACAAACCTGGTCTACGTCGACCAGCCTGCCAGCACTGGCTTTTCTCCCGGCCCAGCCGATGTTGAAAACGAGATCGAAATCTCAAATCAATTCAATGACTTCTGGGAGCGCTTCATTGAAACCTTCAGCATGCAAGGCTACAAGATTTATATCACCGGAGAGAGCTATGCTGGTCAATACATTCCCTATCTGGCAGACGGGATGTTGAAGCGCAATGATACGACGACCTTTAACCTTAAGGGTATCCAGATTAACGACCCGTCCATTAATGAAGATTCCGTCATGATCTATG CCCCGGCCGTGGCCGCGCTGAACCACTACTCCACCGTGTTCGCCCTGAACGAGACTTTCATGGAAGAAATCAACCACCGGGCCGACGAATGCGGCTATACCCAATTCCTCAACGAAGCCCTGACCTACCCCCCACCGAAGAATTTCCCAACCGTACCAGACCCTAACAAGCCGGGCTGCGACGTCTGGGACCAAATCGTCACAGCAGCAACCTACATCAACCCCTGCTTCAACATGTACCACCTCACCGACTTCTGTCCCTTCCTCTGGGATGAGATGGGTTTCCCATCATTAGCCGGCGGACCTAACAACTACTTCAACGACTCCGCCGTCCAAAAAGCCCTCCACGTCCCGCCAACAAACTACCAAGTCTGCGGCGGTGACATCTTCACCAACGGCGATCTTTCACCCCCCAGCGCGCTCGGCCCACTCCCCAGCGTGATCGAGCGCACGAACAACGTGCTCATCGGCCATGGCTGGTTCGATTACCTGCTCTTCGCGAATGGAACACTCGCTACGATCCAGAACATGACTTGGAATGGTGCGCAGGGTTTCCAGAAACAACCTACCGGACCCCTGTTTGTGCCGTATACGTCCGATCTGGACAAAATTGCGAATGGGGATACTTCGACACCTTGGAAAAATGAggctggtggtggtattcTTGGAACCGCGCATACTGAGCGTGGTCTTACGTTCAGCTCGGTTTATAATTCCGGTCATGAGATCCCTCAGTACGTTCCTGGTGCGGCGTACCGGCAGTTGGAGTTCTTGCTTGGGAGGATTGAAAACCTTCAGCAGATGGGGTCTTTTACCGCTTTTTAG